One segment of Variovorax sp. V93 DNA contains the following:
- a CDS encoding MFS transporter codes for MLTSTLRSNSSSTASPTVEPRKANDANAAHDADGLPLPRRCLAVAAILGAGVLVVLDGAIANIALPNIAQQLQATPADAVWIITAYQLAVVMFLLPASAVGESFGYRRVFAGGVALFTAASVLCALAPSLPWLVAARCLQGLGSAAVMPLGLALLRFTYPRRLLARSIAWNALAVAAASASGPALGAFILSAASWPWLFAVNLPIGLLVLAACAGLPSPARSVRRIDGWSIALNAVMFAAFVLGSDRLVAQPLHGGALLALSAVCMVWLVRREMPKAAPLIPLDLLRVHSFRVSIIASVCCFTGQMAGLVALPFYIQHELGQSAVTAGLLMTPWPLAVMLAAPLSARLAQRVPGAWLCAAGSACFASGLALCALWPLHGNPALPIAAFTSLAGLGFGFFQTPNNQNMLLSAPRERSGAAGGAQGTARLTGLTLGSLLMGLMFELLPSHSAVHWGLVMAALAALAGSMASLLRSTARVHAA; via the coding sequence ATGCTGACATCCACACTTCGATCCAACTCTTCCTCCACCGCTTCGCCCACCGTCGAACCCCGGAAGGCGAACGATGCGAACGCGGCGCATGACGCCGACGGCCTGCCGTTGCCGCGGCGCTGCCTGGCCGTCGCCGCGATCCTGGGCGCGGGCGTGCTGGTGGTGCTCGACGGCGCCATCGCCAACATCGCGCTGCCAAACATTGCCCAGCAGTTGCAGGCGACACCCGCCGATGCCGTCTGGATCATCACCGCCTACCAACTGGCTGTGGTCATGTTCCTGTTGCCGGCTTCTGCGGTCGGGGAGAGCTTCGGGTATCGGCGGGTCTTCGCGGGTGGCGTTGCGCTGTTCACCGCGGCGTCGGTGCTGTGCGCGTTGGCGCCATCGCTGCCATGGCTCGTGGCCGCGAGGTGCCTCCAGGGCCTGGGCAGTGCGGCCGTGATGCCACTGGGGCTGGCGTTGCTGCGCTTCACTTATCCGCGCCGGCTGCTGGCGCGCTCGATCGCGTGGAATGCACTCGCCGTCGCAGCCGCTTCGGCGTCGGGACCCGCCCTTGGCGCCTTCATACTTTCCGCGGCGAGTTGGCCGTGGCTCTTTGCGGTGAACCTGCCGATCGGCCTCCTCGTGCTCGCCGCCTGTGCGGGGTTGCCGAGCCCGGCGCGCTCGGTGCGCCGCATCGATGGCTGGAGCATCGCGCTCAATGCGGTCATGTTCGCGGCTTTCGTGCTGGGGAGCGACCGGCTGGTGGCGCAGCCGCTGCACGGCGGCGCGCTGCTCGCGCTGTCGGCCGTTTGCATGGTCTGGCTGGTGCGGCGCGAAATGCCAAAGGCGGCACCGTTGATCCCGCTCGACCTGCTGCGCGTGCATTCCTTTCGGGTCTCGATCATTGCCTCCGTGTGCTGCTTCACCGGCCAGATGGCCGGCCTTGTGGCGCTGCCGTTCTACATCCAGCACGAACTCGGCCAGAGCGCGGTGACGGCCGGCCTCTTGATGACTCCCTGGCCCCTGGCGGTGATGCTGGCCGCACCGCTGTCGGCACGCCTGGCCCAGCGCGTGCCCGGCGCCTGGCTGTGCGCGGCCGGCAGTGCATGCTTCGCGAGCGGCCTGGCCCTGTGCGCCCTGTGGCCGCTGCACGGCAACCCGGCCCTGCCGATCGCTGCGTTCACGAGCCTCGCTGGCCTGGGTTTCGGCTTCTTCCAGACACCGAACAACCAGAACATGCTGCTCTCGGCACCCAGGGAACGCAGCGGTGCGGCCGGTGGCGCGCAAGGCACCGCCCGGCTCACGGGGCTGACGCTCGGCAGTCTGTTGATGGGCTTGATGTTCGAGCTGCTGCCATCCCACAGCGCTGTGCACTGGGGCTTGGTGATGGCGGCTCTGGCTGCGTTGGCAGGGAGCATGGCGAGCTTGCTCAGGAGTACCGCAAGGGTGCACGCCGCGTGA
- a CDS encoding LysR family transcriptional regulator: MMQIEDLRLAAALLRESSLSAAARSLGVTPPALSMRLRKLEASLGLALAHRTSRKLHLTSEGERFGREAYELLLKFDGLRESLQRDDRRLSGTLRVAASFGYGRTHVAPWLSRFSRLHPALRLQLDLRETPWPDKHDSDAVVHVGAVRDSSWVAHTLASNERWLCASPGYLREHGTPRHPADLAYHACICIRENDEDVTLWHMRPAGSGARRGETLRINPAFVSNDGSVARQWAEDGLGIVLRSQWDAAEALAAGRLERVMADWEFGAAPVVVLVPTRKGRSARVQALVSFLLEAAGRSDGRGAGSPP, translated from the coding sequence ATGATGCAGATCGAAGACCTTCGCCTGGCTGCCGCGCTGCTGCGCGAGAGCTCGCTCAGCGCGGCTGCGCGCTCGCTGGGTGTCACGCCGCCCGCGCTGTCGATGCGCCTGCGCAAGCTCGAGGCCTCGCTGGGCCTGGCGCTGGCCCACCGCACGTCGCGCAAGCTGCACTTGACCTCCGAAGGCGAACGGTTCGGGCGCGAGGCCTATGAACTTTTGCTGAAGTTCGACGGCCTGCGCGAATCCCTGCAGCGCGACGACCGGCGCCTGAGCGGAACGCTGCGCGTGGCCGCGTCCTTCGGCTATGGCCGCACGCACGTCGCGCCATGGCTGTCCCGTTTCTCCCGCCTGCATCCGGCCCTGCGGCTGCAGCTGGACCTGCGTGAAACGCCGTGGCCCGACAAGCACGATTCCGACGCGGTGGTGCACGTGGGCGCGGTGCGCGACTCGTCCTGGGTGGCGCATACGCTCGCTTCCAACGAACGCTGGCTGTGCGCGAGCCCCGGCTACCTGCGCGAGCACGGCACGCCCCGCCACCCGGCGGACCTGGCCTACCACGCCTGCATCTGCATCCGCGAGAACGACGAGGACGTGACGCTGTGGCACATGCGGCCTGCGGGCAGCGGCGCCCGCAGGGGCGAGACGCTGCGCATCAACCCGGCGTTCGTCAGCAACGACGGCAGCGTGGCGCGCCAGTGGGCCGAGGATGGCCTGGGCATCGTGCTGCGCTCCCAATGGGATGCCGCCGAAGCGCTGGCCGCCGGCCGCCTCGAGCGCGTGATGGCGGACTGGGAATTTGGCGCGGCCCCGGTGGTGGTGCTCGTGCCCACGCGCAAGGGGCGCAGCGCGCGGGTGCAGGCGCTGGTCAGTTTTCTTTTGGAAGCGGCGGGTCGATCGGACGGGCGCGGCGCCGGGTCGCCCCCATGA
- a CDS encoding thioredoxin family protein has translation MTMRSNVLIGVAAVAASVGILTAAAPTSGGDIPSSAAQIAPEFQNIGKWLNSPPLKLQDLRGKVVLVDFWTYTCINCLNHLPYVKAWNEKYKDQGLVVVGVHTPEFAYEKSTKNVQDAISRLQIKHAVAQDNHYATWKAFNNQYWPAVYLIDKQGKIVYSHFGEGSYGTTEKKIQSLLAEPAPAAGS, from the coding sequence GTGACCATGAGATCCAACGTGCTGATCGGCGTGGCGGCTGTTGCGGCCTCGGTCGGCATACTCACCGCTGCGGCACCGACATCCGGAGGCGACATTCCCTCCAGCGCCGCGCAGATCGCGCCCGAGTTCCAGAACATCGGCAAGTGGCTCAACTCGCCGCCCCTGAAGCTGCAAGACTTGCGCGGCAAGGTCGTGCTCGTCGACTTCTGGACCTACACCTGCATCAACTGCCTCAACCACCTGCCCTACGTCAAGGCGTGGAACGAGAAGTACAAGGACCAGGGCCTCGTCGTCGTGGGCGTGCACACGCCGGAGTTCGCGTACGAGAAGTCCACCAAGAACGTGCAGGACGCGATCAGCCGGCTGCAGATCAAGCATGCCGTCGCGCAAGACAACCACTACGCCACCTGGAAGGCCTTCAACAACCAGTACTGGCCTGCGGTCTACCTGATCGACAAGCAGGGAAAGATCGTCTATTCGCACTTTGGCGAAGGCAGCTACGGCACCACCGAGAAAAAGATCCAGTCGCTGCTCGCCGAACCGGCGCCGGCGGCGGGAAGCTGA
- a CDS encoding DSD1 family PLP-dependent enzyme, translating into MSNMQNISQDLAHIDTPAAIVSLPRMQRNIARMQQQADALGVRFRPHVKTSKCAEVVAAQLAAGAAGITVSTLKEADQFFAHGVTDILYAVGMAPHRLAHALDLCQRGCALQILTDSVEGARAIAEYGRARGHAFEVLIEIDTDGHRSGIKPGEDLLLEVGRMLHEGGMRLAGVLTHAGSSYELHTPEALAALAEQERAGCVQAAERLRAAGLPCPIVSVGSTPTALEAASLEGVTELRAGVYVFFDLVMRNVGVCRTEDIALSVLTTVIGHQADKGWAIVDAGWMAMSRDRGTGRQQRDYGYGQVCTVDGMPIEGYLLSAANQEHGILSREGAADTDIVARFPVGTRLRILPNHACATGAQFPAYQALAADGTVQTWERFHGW; encoded by the coding sequence ATGAGCAACATGCAGAACATCTCCCAAGATCTCGCCCACATCGACACCCCCGCAGCCATTGTGTCGCTGCCGCGCATGCAACGGAACATCGCGCGCATGCAGCAGCAGGCCGACGCGCTGGGCGTGCGCTTTCGCCCGCACGTGAAGACCAGCAAATGCGCCGAGGTGGTCGCCGCGCAGCTTGCCGCCGGCGCGGCGGGCATCACGGTGTCGACGCTGAAAGAGGCCGACCAGTTCTTCGCCCACGGCGTGACCGACATCCTCTACGCCGTCGGCATGGCGCCGCACCGGCTCGCGCATGCGCTGGACCTCTGCCAGCGCGGCTGCGCGCTGCAGATCCTGACCGACAGCGTCGAAGGCGCACGGGCCATCGCCGAGTACGGCCGCGCACGTGGACACGCGTTCGAAGTTCTCATCGAGATCGACACCGACGGCCACCGCTCCGGCATCAAGCCGGGCGAGGATCTCCTGCTGGAGGTCGGCCGCATGCTGCACGAGGGCGGCATGCGCCTGGCCGGCGTGCTCACGCATGCGGGCTCCAGCTACGAACTGCATACGCCCGAGGCCCTGGCCGCCCTGGCCGAGCAGGAACGTGCCGGCTGTGTGCAGGCTGCGGAACGCCTGCGCGCAGCGGGCCTGCCGTGCCCCATCGTCTCGGTAGGCTCCACCCCCACGGCGCTGGAAGCCGCGTCGCTGGAAGGCGTCACCGAACTGCGCGCCGGCGTCTATGTCTTCTTCGACCTGGTGATGCGCAACGTGGGCGTCTGCCGCACCGAAGACATTGCGCTGAGCGTGCTCACCACCGTCATCGGGCACCAGGCCGACAAGGGCTGGGCCATCGTCGATGCCGGCTGGATGGCCATGAGCCGCGACCGGGGCACGGGCAGGCAGCAACGCGACTATGGCTATGGCCAGGTGTGCACCGTGGACGGAATGCCGATCGAGGGCTACCTGCTGTCGGCCGCCAACCAGGAGCACGGCATCCTGTCGCGCGAGGGCGCTGCGGACACGGACATCGTCGCGCGCTTCCCGGTCGGCACGCGGCTGCGCATATTGCCCAACCATGCCTGCGCGACCGGCGCGCAGTTTCCCGCCTACCAGGCGCTGGCCGCGGACGGCACGGTGCAAACCTGGGAGCGTTTCCATGGCTGGTGA
- a CDS encoding RidA family protein — protein MPGPVHVAVPALARPGGHYSHAAIGGGLVFIAGQLPITPAGERLADAAFEAQVAQTLANVQAALLAAGSGIDKLLQVRVYLDDIANWPAFDRIYAQWAGTSRPTRAIVPTGPLHFGFKVEVEAMALA, from the coding sequence ATGCCGGGCCCGGTCCATGTCGCCGTGCCTGCGCTGGCCAGGCCGGGCGGCCACTACAGCCACGCTGCCATCGGCGGCGGCCTGGTCTTCATCGCCGGGCAACTGCCGATCACGCCGGCCGGCGAGCGCCTGGCCGATGCGGCTTTCGAGGCGCAGGTGGCACAGACGCTGGCGAATGTGCAGGCGGCGTTGCTGGCCGCCGGCTCGGGCATCGACAAACTGCTGCAGGTGAGGGTCTATCTCGACGACATCGCCAACTGGCCGGCCTTCGACAGGATCTACGCGCAGTGGGCCGGAACCTCGCGACCGACCAGGGCCATCGTACCGACGGGGCCGCTGCACTTCGGATTCAAGGTCGAGGTGGAGGCGATGGCGCTTGCGTGA
- a CDS encoding dihydrofolate reductase family protein, giving the protein MARLLVRSFGVSLDGFAAGPDQSLEHPLGVRGPELMDWFFPTRVWQQMQKTGEANGETGIDNEMAELGFAEMGAWILGRNMFGPVRGPWPDESWKGWWGDEPPYHVPVFVLTHHARAPLTMQGGTTFHFVTGGIHEALALAQTAAGGRDVRVGGGVATVREYLKAGLIDELHLAVRPVLLGKGEALFAGLDLPALGYRCDRQVAGERATHVFLRRSAP; this is encoded by the coding sequence ATGGCCCGATTGCTCGTGCGCAGCTTCGGCGTTTCGCTCGACGGTTTTGCCGCCGGCCCGGACCAGAGCCTGGAGCATCCGCTGGGCGTTCGCGGCCCCGAACTCATGGACTGGTTCTTTCCCACTCGCGTCTGGCAGCAGATGCAGAAGACGGGCGAGGCCAACGGCGAAACCGGCATCGACAACGAGATGGCCGAACTGGGTTTCGCCGAGATGGGTGCCTGGATCCTCGGGCGCAACATGTTCGGGCCGGTGCGCGGTCCCTGGCCCGACGAAAGCTGGAAAGGCTGGTGGGGCGACGAGCCTCCGTACCACGTACCGGTCTTCGTGTTGACCCACCATGCCCGCGCGCCGCTGACGATGCAAGGCGGCACCACCTTCCACTTCGTCACCGGCGGCATCCATGAAGCGCTCGCGCTGGCGCAGACCGCCGCTGGTGGGCGTGACGTGCGCGTGGGCGGTGGCGTGGCGACCGTGCGCGAATACCTGAAGGCCGGGCTGATCGACGAACTTCACCTGGCCGTGCGTCCGGTGCTGCTAGGCAAGGGCGAGGCGCTGTTCGCAGGCCTGGACCTGCCGGCGCTGGGCTACCGCTGCGATCGGCAGGTGGCAGGCGAGCGCGCCACGCATGTGTTTCTGCGCCGCAGCGCGCCTTGA
- a CDS encoding LysR family transcriptional regulator — protein MPTEADLNLLFALNALLSEGSVAKAAERLGLSESAMSRALARLRESTGDQLLVRAGRAMVPTPHALALRDRVRELVQESRAVLQPAGANMDPRTLRHLFTIRANDGFIEGFAPQLVARAAREAPGVRLRFAPKPDKDVRPLREGLLDLDIGVLGESGPEVRVQALYRDRFIAVVREGHPLLAGPEITAERYAACDHVVTSRHGRSVGPVDDALAAVGLVRNAAVVVPSFGTALSIAAATDLVALIPSSYFEHLRARGTLRSFPLPMPTEPITVSQMWHPRLDRDLAHRWLRGMVLEVCRPLNERTRAP, from the coding sequence ATGCCGACAGAAGCCGACCTGAACCTGCTGTTTGCGTTGAACGCACTTCTCTCCGAGGGCAGCGTCGCCAAAGCTGCCGAACGCCTGGGCCTGAGCGAGTCGGCGATGAGCCGGGCACTCGCGCGGCTGCGGGAATCGACCGGGGATCAGCTCCTGGTGCGCGCGGGCCGCGCCATGGTGCCCACGCCGCATGCGCTGGCACTGCGCGATCGCGTCAGGGAGCTGGTGCAGGAGTCGCGCGCGGTGCTTCAGCCTGCCGGCGCGAACATGGACCCCCGCACGCTCCGGCACCTGTTCACGATACGGGCCAACGACGGCTTCATCGAGGGCTTCGCGCCTCAGCTGGTGGCCCGCGCCGCGCGCGAGGCGCCCGGCGTTCGCCTGCGCTTCGCGCCCAAGCCCGACAAGGACGTCCGTCCCCTGCGCGAGGGATTGCTCGACCTGGATATCGGCGTTCTCGGCGAGTCGGGCCCGGAGGTCCGCGTGCAGGCGCTCTATCGCGACCGCTTCATCGCGGTCGTGCGCGAAGGCCATCCGCTGCTCGCCGGACCCGAGATCACGGCCGAGCGCTACGCGGCCTGCGACCACGTGGTCACTTCACGCCACGGCCGGAGCGTGGGACCGGTGGACGACGCGCTTGCGGCAGTGGGCCTGGTGCGCAATGCCGCGGTCGTGGTGCCCAGCTTCGGTACCGCCCTGTCGATAGCGGCCGCGACCGATCTGGTTGCATTGATACCGTCCTCCTACTTCGAACACCTGAGGGCGCGCGGCACGCTGCGCTCTTTCCCCCTGCCGATGCCCACGGAGCCGATCACCGTGTCGCAGATGTGGCATCCGCGCCTGGATCGGGACCTTGCGCATCGGTGGCTGCGCGGGATGGTGCTGGAGGTTTGCCGGCCGCTGAACGAGCGGACAAGAGCGCCGTGA
- a CDS encoding type II toxin-antitoxin system Phd/YefM family antitoxin produces the protein MPLRASDIVPISEARARLTELAEDVVGSGSEKVLTKNGASYVALVDARRLDYYHALESEHASLVLAEDAITGLRQALAGQFVSDEELDRALGVATAP, from the coding sequence ATGCCATTGAGAGCATCGGACATTGTTCCCATCAGCGAAGCGCGCGCCCGGCTCACCGAACTGGCCGAAGACGTGGTCGGCAGCGGCTCGGAGAAGGTGCTGACCAAGAACGGCGCGAGCTACGTTGCCTTGGTCGATGCACGCCGGCTGGATTACTACCATGCTCTCGAATCGGAGCACGCCAGCCTTGTGCTGGCCGAGGACGCCATCACCGGCCTGCGGCAGGCCTTGGCAGGCCAGTTCGTGTCTGACGAGGAACTGGACCGGGCACTCGGCGTCGCAACGGCGCCGTGA
- a CDS encoding HAD family hydrolase, whose product MQNTSTPHAAAGRYPRAVLFDLLTALLDSWTVWNAAAGSERMGRAWRAEYLRLTYGCGAYVPYEDLVRQAAAAVGLPASAPQSLDDHWDELPAWSGATELLRALQPHCKLAVVTNCSRRLGERAAERLGIDWDVVVTSEEAGFYKPDPRPYRLALERLDVQPGEAAFVAGSGYDMFGTASVGLRTYWHNRVGLARPEGAPLAEVESPTLDGALPWLRGFRPAAS is encoded by the coding sequence ATGCAAAACACTTCGACTCCCCATGCCGCGGCCGGACGCTATCCCCGGGCCGTGCTGTTCGACCTGCTCACCGCGCTGCTCGACTCGTGGACCGTCTGGAACGCGGCTGCCGGCTCCGAGCGGATGGGCCGCGCCTGGCGCGCCGAATACCTGCGGCTCACCTATGGCTGCGGTGCCTACGTGCCCTACGAAGACCTGGTGCGGCAGGCCGCCGCCGCCGTGGGGTTGCCCGCGAGCGCCCCGCAGTCGCTGGACGACCATTGGGATGAACTGCCTGCCTGGAGCGGCGCCACCGAACTGCTGCGGGCGCTTCAGCCCCACTGCAAGCTGGCCGTGGTGACCAACTGCTCGCGGCGCCTGGGCGAACGCGCTGCCGAACGCCTGGGCATCGACTGGGACGTGGTCGTGACCTCCGAGGAAGCGGGCTTCTACAAGCCCGACCCCAGGCCCTACCGGCTGGCCCTGGAGCGGCTGGACGTGCAGCCGGGCGAGGCGGCCTTCGTTGCCGGCTCCGGCTACGACATGTTCGGCACCGCCAGCGTCGGCCTGCGCACCTACTGGCACAACCGCGTCGGCCTCGCCCGGCCCGAAGGCGCGCCGCTGGCGGAGGTCGAGTCGCCCACGCTCGATGGCGCGCTGCCATGGCTGCGCGGCTTCCGGCCGGCCGCTTCCTGA
- a CDS encoding tripartite tricarboxylate transporter substrate-binding protein: MIRFLRLAGSLVAFCAGLLAAPGTFAQPFPNRPVTLIVPFPAGGPSDALARAVAQKMAAPLGQPVVIENLGGANGVIGLTKASKAAADGYTISFGGIGTHVANLALYKKLAYDPVADFSPIGPAGAAPMLLLARADLPANDLREFGAWLAKHKDKASYGSAGVGSISHYGCVLLLSSLGQNATHVPYKGVAPAVNDLMGGQTDFMCDQTTTALPQIAGGRIKAIAVLSGTRLAQLPRIGTAAEAGHALDVRSWNAFFAPRGTPQPVLARLTSALQQAVADPALRKQMEGLGVDLPAPADATPATVTALIARGIRDDVPALKAKGQYLD, translated from the coding sequence ATGATCCGCTTTCTTCGCCTGGCCGGCAGCCTTGTCGCCTTCTGCGCCGGCTTGCTGGCCGCGCCCGGCACTTTCGCCCAGCCGTTTCCGAACCGCCCGGTCACGCTGATCGTTCCTTTCCCCGCCGGGGGGCCCAGCGATGCACTGGCCCGCGCCGTCGCACAGAAGATGGCTGCGCCGCTGGGCCAGCCCGTGGTCATCGAGAACCTCGGCGGCGCCAATGGCGTCATCGGCCTGACGAAGGCCAGCAAGGCTGCCGCCGACGGCTACACCATCTCGTTCGGAGGCATCGGCACGCATGTGGCCAACCTCGCGCTGTACAAGAAACTGGCCTATGACCCCGTTGCCGATTTCTCGCCCATCGGCCCCGCGGGCGCGGCACCGATGCTGCTGCTGGCCCGCGCCGATCTGCCGGCCAACGACCTGCGCGAGTTCGGCGCCTGGCTGGCGAAGCACAAGGACAAGGCCTCCTACGGCAGCGCGGGCGTGGGGTCGATCTCGCACTACGGCTGCGTGTTGTTGCTCTCTTCCCTCGGCCAGAACGCCACGCACGTGCCCTACAAGGGCGTCGCGCCAGCGGTCAACGACCTGATGGGCGGCCAGACCGATTTCATGTGCGACCAGACCACCACCGCACTGCCGCAGATCGCCGGCGGGCGCATCAAGGCCATCGCGGTGCTGTCGGGCACGCGCCTCGCGCAGCTGCCTCGTATCGGCACCGCCGCGGAAGCCGGCCATGCCCTGGACGTGCGTTCCTGGAACGCCTTCTTCGCCCCGCGCGGCACGCCGCAGCCCGTGCTCGCCAGGCTGACGAGCGCGCTGCAGCAGGCGGTCGCCGATCCGGCGCTGCGCAAGCAGATGGAAGGACTGGGCGTCGACCTGCCCGCACCTGCCGATGCAACGCCCGCGACCGTCACCGCGCTCATCGCGCGCGGTATCCGCGACGACGTGCCGGCCCTCAAGGCCAAGGGCCAATACCTGGATTGA